From Solea solea chromosome 20, fSolSol10.1, whole genome shotgun sequence, one genomic window encodes:
- the arl4ab gene encoding ADP-ribosylation factor-like 4ab → MGNGLSDHQPLLPCLPSFKALHIVILGLDCAGKTTVLYRLRFNEFVNTVPTKGFNTEKIKVSIGGGRRTASFHFWDVGGQEKLRPLWRSYTRCADGIVFVVDSVDTERVEEAKTELHKITRLAENQGVPVLVVANKQDLRNSLSLADMESMLALGELSTATPWHLQSACAIIGEGLQEGLQKLHAMITKRRKILRQQKKKR, encoded by the coding sequence ATGGGGAACGGATTATCAGATCACCAGCCCCTCCTCCCGTGCTTACCCTCCTTCAAGGCTCTTCACATCGTCATTCTCGGGCTGGACTGTGCCGGCAAGACCACCGTGCTGTATCGCCTGCGATTCAACGAGTTTGTGAACACCGTCCCAACAAAGGGTTTTAACACAGAAAAGATCAAAGTGTCAATCGGAGGAGGCCGGCGGACGGCGTCCTTCCACTTCTGGGACGTCGGCGGCCAGGAGAAGCTGCGGCCGCTGTGGCGCTCCTACACTCGATGTGCCGACGGCATCGTGTTCGTGGTGGACTCCGTGGACACCGAACGCGTCGAGGAGGCCAAGACGGAGCTGCACAAGATCACGCGACTGGCGGAGAACCAAGGCGTGCCGGTTCTCGTCGTGGCTAACAAGCAGGACCTGAGGAACTCGCTGAGTCTCGCCGACATGGAGAGCATGTTGGCTCTGGGCGAGCTCAGCACCGCCACACCCTGGCACCTTCAGTCCGCGTGCGCCATCATCGGTGAGGGACTGCAGGAAGGCCTGCAGAAGCTGCACGCCATGATCACGAAGAGGAGAAAAATACTgcggcagcagaagaagaagagatga